The segment GGACGCGTCCTGGAGCAGCCTCGCGCATGCTACGACCGGCAGTGACGGCGCGTTCCAACTGGATACGCCGGGGGCGCCGGCCTATCTGGTCGTGCAGCCGCCCACGCGTGAAAACGCCGACGGACTGCAGGTGTGCGCCTTTGAGCCGCGCATTTATCAAGTCGCGGGCGATTCCCCCACGCTCGAGTTGCGCCTTCCGCCCGCAGCCGGGCTCGTGCTGGAGGCCTATGACACGGACGGTCGGCTGATGCGCTGGGCCGACTTCGAACGCAACGGCACACACGCCGGGCAGTTCCTGTACACGACGAACCTGCGCGAGGAGGCAATCCCCGCAGCGTGCTGGCCCGTGCACGGGGCATTGACAGGCGGAACGTCGGGGCCGCGCGCGCAGGGGCTGCCCGCGCTGTATGTCGCGCCCGGCGTTGCGGCGGCGTTCAACGTGCTGTTCTGGCCCGTGCGCGGCTACGGCAAGCTGATGCTGCGCGCGGACAACGCCGGGCGGGGCTACCTGCTTGCAGAGGCGGGAGAATCGCGGCTGTTGCTGCTCAACCTGGAACTCGCGCGCACCGCTGTCACGGACCTGGAACGCCGCGCGGGCGCGTATGCGCCGGAGGCGCGGGCGCAGGCGCAGGGGCTGCGCGACCGCCTCGAAAACGCGGGGCGCACGGCAGACCGCAAGGAGGCCGCCGCGCAGGCCGACGGCCTGCTTGCCGAGGCGTTGCGCCTGCGGGACCAGTTGGAACTCGATGCGGCGCGCGCGGCGATCCCCGGAGTGCGCATGGGCAATCTGCGCGTGCAAGTTCTGGATACGGCGGGGGCACCCGTGGCCGGCTGCGAGGTCTCGCTGCGGCAGAACCGGTCCGCGTTTCTGTTCGGCGTCTACGAGGGCAGCCCATACAACGCCGCCGCTTTCAAGATGGCGCGCGAAGCCGGATTCGAGTACGCGACGGTCTTGCCCGCATGGAACTGGACACAAAGCCCGAAGGCCAAGAAAGGCGGCATCGACCAGACCTTCGGCATTTCGGCTCTCGGCAAACTCGGCTACCGGATCAAGGCGCACGGCGTGGTCTGGATGCAGGAGTACGGCATCCTCCCCGACCGCGCGCGCGGCATGCCGCACGCGGAACTGGTGGAAGCGGCGCTGGCGCATCAGCGCGCGCTGATCGAGACCTTCCCGGATTCGTTTTCGGTCTGGGAGGCCATGAACGAACCCGCGAACACGAACGTCGCCGGTCTGCCGCGCGAGGACATGGTCCGACTGCTCGCGTCGGCAGCGGCCAATGTCGCCGCGGCGGGAAAGCCCGCTCTCGTCAACAGCCCCCACGAATTCAGTTACGGCGCAGAGTATTTCTTTCATGGTCCGGACAACCGGCCCGTGGACGACTACCCCATGACCTATTCGGCTTTTCTCAGCCTCGCACAGGAGCGCGGCGCCCTCGAGAACATTGACATCGTGGGACTGCAACTCTACCCCGGTTTCCACCTCAACGCGGATTTCGGCAACCAGCAGGGGCCGGCCTTCACGCCCGCGCACCTGCTCGACACGATCGAGCGCTACGCCGGTTTCGGGAAAAGCATCCACATTACGGAATTATCGCTGCCGTCCGCGTACGGCGCAGAATGGACCGCCGGATATTGGCGCGAGCCCTGGACGGAATCGACGCAGACCGATTATGCCGAGTCGGTGTATACGCTCGCGTTCGCGCATCCGCAGGTGCGGTCGATTACCTGGTGGGACATCACCGACTTGAAGCCGGCGGTGCTGAGCGGCGGGCTTGTTCGCGCGGACGGCGCGCCCAAGGCATCGTTCGAGCGGTTGCGCTCGCTGATCGCGGCATGGCGCACGAACGAAACGGGTACGACCGATGAGGCCGGTGTCGCGGCATTCCGCGCGTTCGGCGGCAATTACACTGTCACCGTCACCACCCCGGAACAACGCAAGATCGAGCGTGAATTCGACGTGCTCGAGCGATGGGATAATGCACTGACCATTGAACTTGGGGAAGCACCGTGAAACCGGTCTCTGTACTGTATCTGATCCGAACGTGGGCGCTGGGGGGCTCGCACACGATTATCCGGCTGCTCCTGCGCCATCTGCCGCGCGACCGGTTCAAGATTATCGTCGTGCCTTACGACGCGCCGGGCCGCGGCGACCAGGACTTCATTGATTCGGTGCGGCGCGAAGGCGGCGACGTGGCGCCGGAGCGTATCCCATGGCGCAGCCGCGCCAACTGGTTCCGCGCGCGCGGCACGGTCGCCGGTTTGATTCGCAAGTACGAGATTGACCTGATTCACACGCACGACACGAACTCGAACGTGCTCATGGGACTCGGGCGGACACGCTGGCCGTGCGCGTGCGTGGCGAGTCCCTACGGCTGGTGGGAGCCCGAACCGCGACGGCGCATCCGCATGTATCACTGGATAGAGAAGAACTTCGCGCTGCCCCGCTTCGACCGGCTCATCACCGTTTCGCACACGATGAAGCGGAAGATCCTCGAAGGCCGCACGCACGCCGAGCGCATCAAGGTCATCCACACCGGCCTCGACCTCGCGCAGTTCGACGGCGGCAAATCGCGCGAGACGGTCCGCGGCGAACTGGGCATCGCGCCCGAAGAAATCGTTGTGGGGACCGTGAGCCGCCTCTTCCGCGAAAAGGGGCACAAGTACTTGATTGAAGCCGCGGCACACGTCATCGGCGATTGCCCGCGACTGCGCCTGCTGATCGTGGGCACGGGCGACCAGCGCGAGACGCTCGAGCGCGAAGCCGAGAATCGCGGAATCCGGTCACGCGTCACGTTTACGGGGTATTGCGAAGATTTGCCGGGCGTCTTGCGCGCCATGGACCTGTTCGCCCAACCCAGTATTCAAGATGAAGGATTCCCCACGGCGATCCTCGAAGCGCAGGTCATGGGGCTGCCCATCATCGCGAGTAATATAGGCGGCACTTTCGAGACCATCGACATAGACCGGACCGGCGTGCTGGTCCCGCCGCGCGATTCGGAGGCCCTCGCCGTCGCGCTGCGGCAACTGGCACACGACGGGGCGCGCCGCCAGCGGATGGCGGCGGCGGCGCGGCCGTGGGTCGAGCGCACTTTCACGCTCGAAAACATGGTTGCGCAAGTGGCCCAGACCTACGAAGAAGCCCTCGACCACTTCGCGCGCACGGTCCGCCCCGCTTAGTCACCCGGCATCGCGCCGCGGATCACGGCACCGCCCGTGATTGTCCGTGCGGATCCACCATCCGGTCCGAGCCGGACGAATCTGGACAACGCGAGACAAGCGAGCAAGTAGGCCGCTCCTCCGGCGCTGACCGCCGCGCGAAAACCGAAATGGACGGCGAACGTGGTGGCCAGGCAAGCGCCGGCGACGGAAGCGCATCCGTTTATGCCCCATACCCACGGCAGCAGGGCGGGCGCGTGGTCGCTCACCCACTGGAGACCCAACGGAAACGGCACGCCCATCAGAAACGCGAACGGCGCAAGCAGCGCAACGCCGAGTGCGGTCTTAGCGGCATCGGGCAGAGCGGCGCACGCGCGGAACACGGCGTCGAGCCCCGCCTGATATGCCGCCGCGAGCGCTATCAAGGCGCATACGACGGTCGCGAGCGCCACGATGCGCCGCGCGCGGATGCGGTTGGCCGCCAGGCTGCCTATGCCCGAAAAGATCGGGAACGCCGTGAGCACGACGGCAACGGCGTATACCGGGTAGGCAAGGAACAACATGAATTTCTGGATGAAGGCAAGTTCGAGAAACATGTAGCCGAAGCCAAGCGCCGTGAAGTAGAGCGCGGTCCAGCGCAGGGCGCCCGTCCCGGGCAGTCTTCGCAACGTGACGAGCGGCAGACAGACGAGCACCGCCCCCGCCACGGCCGCCTGGCACAGGGTTGCAATCAGCGTCAGGTAGCCCCACTCGACGTAGGGGATCCACGGCGCGCCCATTTCGCGCACCAGACTCACGAGGGAAGGCCACTTGACGAACCGGAAAAAGTAGGGGCAGTCGTCCGTAGCGGGGCGCAGATGGAAGAATGCGTCGCGGTAGGCGCGTTCGCGGTCGCCGAAAAGGACCGCCTGCGCGAAATCGTAGTAGACTGGCGTGTCGAGCACGG is part of the Candidatus Hydrogenedentota bacterium genome and harbors:
- a CDS encoding glycosyltransferase family 4 protein — protein: MKPVSVLYLIRTWALGGSHTIIRLLLRHLPRDRFKIIVVPYDAPGRGDQDFIDSVRREGGDVAPERIPWRSRANWFRARGTVAGLIRKYEIDLIHTHDTNSNVLMGLGRTRWPCACVASPYGWWEPEPRRRIRMYHWIEKNFALPRFDRLITVSHTMKRKILEGRTHAERIKVIHTGLDLAQFDGGKSRETVRGELGIAPEEIVVGTVSRLFREKGHKYLIEAAAHVIGDCPRLRLLIVGTGDQRETLEREAENRGIRSRVTFTGYCEDLPGVLRAMDLFAQPSIQDEGFPTAILEAQVMGLPIIASNIGGTFETIDIDRTGVLVPPRDSEALAVALRQLAHDGARRQRMAAAARPWVERTFTLENMVAQVAQTYEEALDHFARTVRPA
- a CDS encoding SAM-dependent methyltransferase produces the protein VAYRLIEPGEAAVAGAGGGTDILGALVHGVRHVTAIEVNPAIPALLREDLAAFSGNPYGWNTVTPVIADGRAFLQATEKRFDLIQIALLDSFTAAAAGVYALSESYVYTVEALALYLDRLNGRGAVAVTRWLKTPPRDTLKLFATAVEACERAGIAQPERHLVFIRSWNTGTIVVTRAPLTDTHIEAVRAFCRARWFDLCYLPGLRREEANRYTVLDTPVYYDFAQAVLFGDRERAYRDAFFHLRPATDDCPYFFRFVKWPSLVSLVREMGAPWIPYVEWGYLTLIATLCQAAVAGAVLVCLPLVTLRRLPGTGALRWTALYFTALGFGYMFLELAFIQKFMLFLAYPVYAVAVVLTAFPIFSGIGSLAANRIRARRIVALATVVCALIALAAAYQAGLDAVFRACAALPDAAKTALGVALLAPFAFLMGVPFPLGLQWVSDHAPALLPWVWGINGCASVAGACLATTFAVHFGFRAAVSAGGAAYLLACLALSRFVRLGPDGGSARTITGGAVIRGAMPGD